From Xylanibacter oryzae DSM 17970, a single genomic window includes:
- a CDS encoding DUF6377 domain-containing protein: MPKLYLFILLFNLYGVHCFAGMEILDTLDIYLRKSATYDRQKEDRIKMLHKRVAQAHNDMALYNVYNDMYESYSSFKYDSAFIYAQKTLVQSERLKNSSLIVNAKCNVVFCLLSAGLYKEAFDGIDAIDISHADEKARMRYFFTRWRLLADISDYNHAKPYQNNYVKKAHEMVDSMKVHLKNASWEWYYIDGLQQMKEYKYDESEYSFKKLLKDKYLSNHVRAIVTSSLGWIYKLNGDNQNALNYLAEAAIYDIQSSTKETTALREVGAILYKNGDYNRAILYLQKALDDANMYDARQRKIEIGNILPIIQQDRYKAISRQRNTMLAVIIAVSLLVFVLICSFYFIRRQMRKLKEARNTIEDRNKKLEEGFVELQEANKIKTEYIGKSFAINADYINKVEKLYRAIDHKISAHQYEELQRSLKESTLIADRKIMFADFDETFLKLFPDFIENFNKLFDKKDRKLPENTQNLTTEMRIFALTRLGINDAERIAQFLNYSVNTINTYKTRVKNKSIVSNDEFEKRIMKI; encoded by the coding sequence ATGCCAAAATTATATTTGTTTATATTGCTATTCAACCTTTATGGCGTTCACTGTTTCGCGGGTATGGAAATCCTCGATACATTGGATATATATCTGCGTAAGAGTGCTACGTACGACAGACAGAAGGAGGATAGGATAAAGATGCTGCATAAGAGGGTTGCTCAGGCGCATAATGATATGGCTCTCTATAATGTTTATAATGATATGTATGAGTCGTACAGTTCTTTTAAATATGATTCCGCTTTTATTTATGCTCAGAAAACTCTGGTTCAATCTGAACGACTGAAAAATTCTAGTCTGATAGTGAATGCCAAATGTAATGTGGTATTCTGTCTGCTATCAGCAGGACTATATAAGGAGGCTTTCGATGGGATTGATGCTATCGATATTTCTCACGCAGATGAGAAGGCGAGAATGCGTTATTTTTTCACAAGATGGCGCCTGCTTGCTGATATTTCAGATTATAATCATGCGAAACCATACCAAAACAACTATGTAAAAAAGGCTCATGAGATGGTTGACTCTATGAAAGTTCATCTTAAGAATGCATCGTGGGAGTGGTACTATATAGACGGACTTCAACAGATGAAGGAATATAAATATGATGAATCTGAGTATTCATTTAAAAAACTGCTCAAGGATAAGTATCTGAGTAATCATGTAAGGGCTATTGTTACATCTAGTCTGGGTTGGATTTATAAGTTGAATGGTGATAATCAGAATGCCCTTAATTATCTGGCTGAAGCTGCCATCTATGATATTCAGTCGTCTACAAAAGAAACAACAGCACTGCGCGAAGTTGGAGCTATATTATATAAAAATGGTGATTATAACCGTGCTATATTATATTTGCAGAAAGCTCTTGATGATGCCAATATGTATGATGCCCGTCAACGAAAAATAGAGATTGGCAATATTCTACCTATCATTCAGCAAGATCGCTATAAAGCTATCAGCAGACAGAGGAATACCATGCTAGCTGTCATAATTGCAGTATCGTTACTTGTATTTGTACTTATATGTTCGTTTTACTTCATTCGCCGACAGATGCGTAAGTTGAAGGAGGCACGTAATACGATAGAAGACCGTAACAAAAAACTGGAGGAAGGGTTCGTGGAGCTACAGGAAGCCAATAAGATAAAGACAGAATATATAGGCAAATCGTTTGCTATCAATGCAGACTATATAAATAAGGTTGAAAAACTATACCGTGCTATCGACCATAAAATTTCAGCACATCAGTACGAAGAATTACAGAGGAGTCTGAAAGAGTCGACTCTTATTGCTGACCGTAAAATTATGTTTGCTGATTTCGACGAGACATTCCTAAAGCTGTTCCCCGACTTTATAGAAAACTTCAATAAGCTCTTTGACAAGAAAGACCGTAAGTTGCCTGAGAATACCCAAAATTTAACAACTGAAATGCGTATCTTCGCACTTACAAGACTTGGTATCAATGATGCTGAACGTATAGCGCAGTTCCTTAATTACTCGGTAAATACCATCAATACTTATAAGACCCGTGTGAAGAACAAGTCTATAGTAAGTAATGATGAGTTTGAAAAACGGATTATGAAGATATAA
- a CDS encoding glycoside hydrolase family 30 protein, producing the protein MKRKTRKLLIITMIGFIPLVSCGSSNSISDDPSGTTGGTVTGKATVYMTSATGMYSLTKINADILSGDNNKSADIEINPSLTYQTMDGFGAAITYSTAYNLLKMSQTDRTNFLRKTFSDTDGYGFSYVRISIGCSDFSSKEYTCCDNPGIENFGLQSDDINYVIPVMKEILAINPHLKVIGSPWTCPQWMKVEDINNKTPHNSWTDGHLNPDYYQTYSDYFVKWINAYQSAGIPIYAITPQNEPLNKGNCASLYMPWSEEADFLKVLTPTFKKNGLTTKIYAYDHNYDAYSYPLNVYKTMDGYEGSEYVVGAAFHNYLGDESSLDAMHNSRPDKGLIFSEASIGTWNDGRNLRTRLLDDMQHIALGTVNKYCTAVIVWNLMLDSNMGPNLDGGCQTCYGAVDINKNDYKTISLNSHYYVIAHLSSVIKPGAVRIGTTEKSLAINGIIYSAFKNTDGSYGMVLCNTSAMQQNISIGDSKNTIKVIIPAKSVVSTQWQ; encoded by the coding sequence ATGAAGAGAAAGACAAGGAAATTGCTAATCATCACAATGATAGGTTTTATACCATTAGTGTCGTGTGGCAGTAGCAATTCTATAAGCGATGACCCGTCAGGAACAACAGGTGGCACTGTCACAGGTAAAGCAACCGTATATATGACATCTGCTACAGGTATGTATTCGTTAACTAAAATAAATGCTGATATATTATCCGGTGACAATAATAAAAGTGCTGATATAGAGATCAACCCTTCGCTGACTTATCAGACTATGGATGGTTTTGGGGCTGCTATTACATACAGCACTGCATACAATCTATTGAAGATGTCACAGACTGACAGGACTAATTTTCTACGCAAGACATTCTCTGATACAGACGGATACGGATTCAGTTATGTAAGAATCTCTATTGGATGTTCAGATTTTTCTAGCAAGGAATACACATGTTGTGACAATCCGGGAATTGAAAATTTTGGACTTCAATCAGACGACATAAATTATGTTATACCTGTAATGAAAGAAATTCTTGCTATCAACCCACATCTAAAGGTTATAGGATCACCATGGACATGCCCACAATGGATGAAAGTAGAAGACATTAATAATAAGACACCTCACAATAGTTGGACAGACGGTCATCTTAATCCTGATTATTATCAGACTTATTCAGACTATTTCGTGAAATGGATTAATGCATATCAAAGTGCAGGTATACCTATATATGCCATTACTCCTCAGAATGAGCCACTCAACAAAGGCAATTGTGCATCACTATATATGCCTTGGTCTGAAGAAGCTGATTTTCTGAAGGTATTAACTCCAACATTCAAGAAGAACGGATTGACAACCAAGATTTATGCATACGATCATAATTATGATGCCTATTCATATCCACTCAATGTATATAAAACTATGGATGGCTATGAAGGCTCCGAATATGTAGTAGGTGCAGCCTTTCATAACTATCTTGGCGATGAAAGTTCACTGGATGCTATGCACAATAGCCGCCCTGATAAAGGATTGATATTTTCAGAGGCTTCTATAGGAACATGGAACGACGGTAGAAATTTAAGAACCCGTCTGCTAGACGACATGCAGCATATAGCCTTGGGCACTGTAAATAAATATTGTACAGCTGTAATAGTATGGAACCTGATGCTTGATAGCAATATGGGACCTAATCTTGACGGAGGCTGTCAGACCTGTTATGGTGCTGTAGATATCAATAAGAATGACTACAAGACAATTAGTTTGAATTCGCACTATTATGTAATAGCTCATCTCTCTTCTGTGATAAAACCCGGAGCTGTGCGTATAGGCACTACTGAAAAAAGTCTTGCTATAAATGGTATTATTTATTCAGCATTTAAAAATACAGACGGTTCTTATGGAATGGTATTATGCAACACATCTGCTATGCAACAAAACATATCAATCGGTGATAGCAAAAATACAATAAAAGTTATTATACCGGCTAAGAGTGTGGTCTCCACACAATGGCAATAA
- a CDS encoding DUF5004 domain-containing protein, with protein sequence MRKNGISNVLKSSLLVLGILSVCSCASTDDGNYVAPITQYEKIGGNWILNSITQTDETTTSTMDLTNVFNFKSFGISFNLDSENNPTTFTITGSAPALLPTSGTWKLANAFVNSNGSSAKILLNNNVDLTITAVPGTNAVLEYKLTRKNNGVSFVSYTYNLTAQK encoded by the coding sequence ATGAGAAAAAATGGAATTTCAAATGTTCTGAAGTCTTCACTTCTAGTGCTCGGCATATTATCAGTATGTTCGTGCGCAAGCACTGACGACGGAAATTATGTGGCTCCTATCACACAGTATGAGAAGATAGGAGGAAACTGGATCCTCAATTCTATAACACAGACCGATGAGACCACAACTAGTACAATGGACCTTACCAATGTGTTCAATTTTAAGTCATTTGGCATCAGTTTTAACCTTGACAGTGAGAACAATCCTACAACCTTTACTATTACAGGTAGTGCTCCAGCCCTATTGCCAACATCCGGTACATGGAAACTGGCTAATGCTTTTGTAAATAGTAATGGTTCGTCTGCAAAGATTCTACTCAATAACAATGTAGACCTGACAATCACTGCTGTACCTGGAACAAATGCCGTTCTAGAGTACAAACTAACCCGAAAAAACAATGGTGTGTCGTTTGTATCCTATACATATAATCTAACTGCACAAAAATAA
- a CDS encoding glycoside hydrolase family 71/99-like protein, translated as MKRILLYIIITSLLFSSCSSSDANDQSSSGNTDTEILTAQLPTKTNSMKILAHFMIWFETNKTSTTGKWGWHWTMNASLNPGNGEIASHYHPLTGAYASGDVDILNYQCLLMKYSGIDGVIVDWYGSNADNSTAKHTSNTVALFTAIKKAGMQLSICYEDANLGNDAVIEARTDMTYLAKNFFTSDNYTKIDGRPLLLDFGPQKITTSADWYRVFQVLSTKPEFIVLNYASSKANSPEYTNSQGEFLWVNASPADWYTQAKKNYMMVIGGAMPGFYDYYKLGGAGDGYTTYDDKDGALFNSQLQAAQSAGLNYLQVSTWNDYGEGTIIEPTKEFGYRYLTALQSFTGVSYQQSNLELIYKWYQLRVKYANDTVKTKILDKCYDYLNALQPEKAKTLMDQL; from the coding sequence ATGAAAAGAATCCTACTATATATAATCATAACGTCACTGCTATTCTCGTCATGCAGTAGCAGTGACGCCAACGACCAATCATCTAGCGGAAATACGGATACAGAGATACTTACAGCACAGTTGCCTACGAAAACCAACTCTATGAAAATATTGGCCCATTTCATGATTTGGTTTGAAACAAATAAGACTAGCACTACAGGTAAATGGGGATGGCATTGGACAATGAATGCCTCTCTAAACCCCGGTAACGGCGAGATAGCTTCTCACTACCATCCGCTTACAGGAGCATACGCCTCTGGTGATGTCGATATACTTAATTATCAGTGTCTGCTGATGAAATATTCGGGTATAGACGGAGTGATAGTTGACTGGTATGGGTCTAATGCCGACAATTCTACAGCTAAACATACGAGCAATACTGTAGCACTTTTCACCGCAATCAAGAAAGCTGGAATGCAGTTGTCTATATGCTATGAGGATGCTAATCTTGGTAATGATGCAGTGATAGAAGCCCGTACAGATATGACATATCTGGCAAAAAACTTCTTTACCTCTGACAACTATACAAAAATCGACGGCAGACCACTATTGCTCGATTTCGGTCCTCAGAAGATAACGACATCAGCTGACTGGTACCGTGTTTTCCAGGTTTTGTCGACAAAGCCCGAATTCATAGTACTCAACTATGCATCTAGTAAGGCAAATAGTCCTGAATACACCAATTCTCAAGGCGAATTCCTCTGGGTTAACGCCAGTCCAGCAGACTGGTACACACAAGCAAAGAAAAATTACATGATGGTAATAGGCGGAGCTATGCCCGGTTTCTACGACTATTATAAATTGGGTGGTGCAGGAGATGGATACACCACATACGATGACAAAGATGGAGCACTTTTCAATAGTCAACTACAGGCTGCACAGTCGGCAGGTCTCAATTACCTCCAGGTTAGTACATGGAACGACTATGGCGAAGGTACCATCATAGAGCCAACAAAAGAGTTCGGCTATCGTTATCTTACTGCATTGCAATCGTTCACCGGTGTAAGTTATCAGCAGAGCAACTTGGAACTGATATACAAGTGGTATCAATTACGCGTAAAATATGCCAACGACACGGTGAAGACAAAAATACTCGATAAGTGCTATGACTATCTCAATGCCCTACAGCCTGAAAAGGCAAAGACTCTGATGGACCAACTATAG
- a CDS encoding DUF6377 domain-containing protein yields MKRTFLLLFFVCLVFGCNAQNLDSMYTCLDKAIANSSEYMRNKQFRIDELKNQYRYANNGIGKYNIGLKLYEEYHALMNDSAISYLNRCIQISEDLHREDLKVRAYILIAHQFAVAGFYTEAQYYYSLIDKNKIKGSNIVDYYYGLCHLYGDMAFYAKDNKMKQVYFKTSDNYLSQLYKFLGSNTTMYLYQKSVQLCNEGKYKESLMYNDRWMKKVKPGTHDNAIVAFFRSEIYKNMKDVKMQKYWLCVSALYDIKCSVMDQSSLWSLADLVNRDGDVERSYRYIEYSWSCISTFSTHMRGWLVSPILTMISNKYKEKLKTANHSLSTMIVVVSVLSFVLLVLLVSVFRKETQLKIARNDLSDTNNELESLNGKLNESNAELSLVNRRLNESNIVKDEYIGKFLSICSEYIDKLDNYRIKVRRMAKCNQFKEILSMTSSQTLKDSELKELFDNFDSVFLHLFPNFIDDFNSLLKEECRIKLSDRSKLTTDLRIFALIRLGIDESSRIAEFLRYSPNSIYNYRARIKKNAICGRDDFEKKVKEIGMKI; encoded by the coding sequence ATGAAAAGGACTTTCCTTCTTTTATTTTTTGTATGTCTGGTTTTTGGCTGTAATGCACAAAACCTCGATTCAATGTATACATGTCTTGATAAAGCAATAGCCAATTCAAGTGAATATATGCGTAATAAGCAATTTAGAATAGATGAATTGAAGAATCAATACAGATATGCAAATAATGGAATAGGGAAATATAATATTGGTCTCAAATTATATGAAGAATATCATGCGTTGATGAATGATTCAGCCATATCATATCTCAATAGATGTATTCAAATTTCAGAAGACCTTCATCGTGAGGATTTGAAGGTCAGAGCTTATATATTGATAGCTCATCAGTTTGCTGTAGCAGGTTTTTATACCGAGGCTCAATACTATTACAGCCTTATTGATAAAAATAAAATAAAAGGAAGTAACATTGTAGACTATTATTATGGTCTTTGTCATTTGTATGGAGATATGGCTTTTTATGCGAAAGACAATAAAATGAAACAAGTATATTTTAAGACATCCGACAATTATCTTTCTCAATTGTATAAATTCCTTGGCAGCAATACCACTATGTATTTATACCAGAAATCAGTACAACTTTGTAATGAAGGTAAATATAAAGAGTCATTGATGTACAATGACAGATGGATGAAAAAAGTAAAGCCGGGAACACATGATAATGCTATCGTAGCTTTTTTCCGTTCGGAGATATATAAGAATATGAAAGACGTAAAGATGCAGAAATATTGGCTTTGCGTATCAGCTTTATATGATATTAAGTGTTCTGTTATGGATCAGTCATCATTGTGGAGTCTGGCAGATCTTGTAAATAGAGATGGAGATGTAGAACGCTCATACAGATATATAGAATATTCATGGTCGTGCATATCTACATTCAGTACTCATATGCGTGGATGGCTTGTATCTCCTATTCTTACAATGATAAGCAACAAATATAAGGAAAAGCTAAAGACGGCTAATCATTCATTATCTACGATGATTGTAGTTGTAAGTGTGTTATCTTTTGTCCTGCTTGTTTTGCTAGTAAGTGTTTTCCGCAAAGAGACACAATTAAAAATAGCTCGTAATGACTTGAGTGATACAAATAATGAATTGGAATCGCTTAATGGAAAACTAAATGAGTCGAACGCAGAACTGTCGTTAGTAAATCGACGGCTTAATGAGTCGAATATAGTTAAGGATGAGTATATTGGCAAGTTTTTAAGCATTTGTTCAGAGTATATTGATAAGTTGGATAACTATCGTATAAAGGTAAGGCGTATGGCCAAATGCAATCAGTTTAAGGAGATTTTGTCAATGACGAGTTCTCAGACACTGAAGGATAGTGAATTAAAGGAGTTGTTTGATAATTTTGATTCAGTCTTTTTACATTTGTTCCCTAATTTTATTGATGATTTTAACTCTCTTTTAAAAGAGGAATGTAGGATAAAGCTTTCTGATAGGAGCAAACTTACTACCGACTTGCGTATTTTTGCGCTTATACGTTTAGGTATAGACGAGAGTTCACGTATTGCAGAGTTCCTAAGATATTCTCCTAATTCTATATATAACTATCGCGCCAGAATAAAGAAAAACGCAATATGTGGCCGTGATGATTTTGAGAAGAAAGTAAAAGAGATAGGTATGAAAATTTAA
- a CDS encoding SusC/RagA family TonB-linked outer membrane protein, with the protein MNKISFNNILSVIAIMMLMAFSLPVSSQNSTATGCVVDDQNEPLVGATVKVLKANGGSVTDMNGNFSVNCSQDATLEISYIGYVTRKVKAGKSLTIKMETDAKTLNETIVVGVGYGTMRKSDLTGSIASVNAKDLKQGVITSTEQMLQGKVAGLSVVQSSGSPENGASLRLRGGTSLSASNGPLIVVDGIAGVDFNSVQPSEIVSIDVLKDASAAAIYGSRGANGVIIVTTNRTATDVEKKTMQYNAYVAFASVAKKLDMLSANQWRDYVRENKVANALDYGANTDWQDELLRTAISHSHNVSFSNSRKTSGYRASVTYNNNEGVIVNNKMNRLAISVSSYQFGLNGRLRMETGVNANFDSWHPIDSRIFERELNINPTFPVYNEDGSFAQLNGTNTENPVEINTNREQQNKRHRFLGYGKVELEIIDGLKAVANGSYEFQHTTGGTYKPTYARLEGQSENGWAQRTYAEYTNRQIETYLSYDKKIDKDNHLNIMAGYSYLDNVNEGFGATRSGFETNAFSYNNLAAGTDYRQTDVYSYKSKTKLISFFGRANYNLMNKYMLTATLRHDGSSVFGEDHKWGTFPSVSLAWRISDETFMKGTSGWLDNMKLRAGYGVTGNQSGVSAYKSIAVLSATGAVYYDSSTGTWKNSYTQTQNTNSDLKWESTAQWNIGLDFGLFNRINGSIEFYSKKTSDLLWTYPVPQPPYIVGKMLANVGDMENKGVELTLGTNIVRTKDFTLDANASLSYNHQEITKLSNDTYEAVGLQAGSLHGLRGLSGVYSQVIKEGYPTGAFWGPKCSGIDADGKYILDYGEDGKGFYLGSAMPKWNLGVSITANYKNFDFTVSGYGMFGQKVLNATRMELFDSSRLPAQNTLDDFISSGIKANPVFSDYYIENGSFFRLQALTIGYSIPGVKKLGFERIRLYVTGENLFCITGYKGTDPEIYIPDNVLEGPGIDRLITDNETGDGATYSPRPRTFSIGVNISF; encoded by the coding sequence ATGAATAAGATATCATTCAATAATATATTATCGGTCATTGCCATAATGATGTTAATGGCCTTCAGTTTACCTGTGTCATCACAGAACAGCACAGCCACTGGTTGTGTAGTAGACGATCAAAATGAACCATTAGTTGGTGCCACAGTTAAAGTATTAAAGGCTAACGGAGGCTCTGTTACTGATATGAACGGAAACTTTTCCGTAAACTGTAGTCAGGACGCAACTCTCGAAATCTCATATATAGGTTACGTAACCAGAAAGGTGAAAGCAGGGAAGAGCCTTACCATCAAGATGGAGACAGATGCCAAGACACTTAACGAAACAATTGTTGTAGGTGTAGGTTACGGTACTATGCGCAAGAGTGACCTCACAGGTTCCATCGCTTCGGTTAATGCAAAAGACCTGAAACAGGGCGTTATAACTAGTACCGAACAAATGCTGCAGGGAAAGGTTGCAGGATTGTCGGTAGTACAAAGCAGTGGTTCACCTGAAAATGGTGCGTCACTACGTCTTCGTGGAGGTACTTCGCTATCAGCTAGCAACGGTCCTTTGATAGTGGTAGACGGTATAGCAGGAGTTGATTTCAACTCAGTACAGCCATCCGAAATAGTAAGTATTGATGTACTGAAGGATGCCTCAGCAGCAGCCATATACGGAAGTCGTGGTGCCAATGGTGTGATAATAGTAACAACCAATCGAACTGCAACAGACGTAGAGAAGAAGACAATGCAATATAATGCCTACGTTGCTTTCGCCAGTGTGGCTAAGAAACTGGATATGCTATCTGCTAATCAGTGGCGCGATTATGTACGCGAAAACAAAGTGGCAAATGCTCTTGACTATGGTGCTAATACCGACTGGCAAGATGAACTGCTCCGCACAGCTATCTCACACTCTCATAATGTAAGTTTCAGCAATTCACGTAAAACTAGTGGCTACCGTGCCAGCGTTACATACAACAATAACGAAGGTGTAATTGTAAACAACAAAATGAACCGACTAGCGATCTCTGTCAGTTCATACCAGTTCGGACTAAACGGACGTCTGCGTATGGAAACTGGTGTAAATGCCAACTTTGACAGTTGGCATCCTATTGATTCACGTATTTTCGAGCGTGAATTGAATATCAACCCAACATTCCCTGTGTACAACGAAGATGGTAGTTTTGCGCAACTTAATGGAACTAATACAGAAAACCCAGTAGAAATAAACACCAACCGCGAGCAACAAAATAAGCGTCATCGTTTCCTCGGTTATGGTAAGGTGGAATTGGAAATAATTGATGGTCTGAAAGCAGTTGCTAACGGTTCATATGAGTTCCAGCATACAACAGGCGGAACATACAAACCCACTTATGCAAGATTGGAGGGTCAGAGCGAAAACGGTTGGGCACAGCGCACTTATGCAGAATATACCAATCGTCAGATAGAGACATATCTCTCTTACGACAAAAAAATAGATAAGGATAATCACTTGAATATAATGGCAGGTTATTCATATTTAGATAATGTAAACGAAGGTTTCGGTGCCACCCGTAGCGGATTCGAAACCAACGCTTTCAGTTACAATAACCTTGCTGCAGGTACAGACTACCGTCAGACGGATGTATACTCTTACAAGAGCAAAACCAAACTTATCTCGTTCTTCGGTCGTGCCAATTACAACCTAATGAACAAGTATATGCTTACTGCTACATTGCGCCATGACGGTTCTTCAGTATTCGGTGAAGATCATAAATGGGGAACATTCCCTTCTGTATCGCTAGCGTGGCGTATCAGTGACGAAACATTCATGAAAGGTACAAGCGGATGGCTCGACAATATGAAACTGCGTGCCGGATATGGCGTTACAGGTAACCAAAGTGGTGTATCGGCATATAAGTCAATAGCTGTGCTAAGTGCTACAGGAGCTGTATATTATGATTCGTCTACAGGAACATGGAAAAATTCATATACACAAACACAAAATACAAATTCTGACTTGAAATGGGAGTCGACAGCACAATGGAACATCGGTCTAGACTTTGGTCTCTTCAACCGCATCAACGGTAGTATTGAATTCTACAGCAAGAAGACATCCGACTTGCTTTGGACCTATCCTGTACCGCAACCTCCTTATATAGTAGGAAAGATGCTAGCCAACGTAGGAGATATGGAAAACAAGGGAGTGGAACTGACACTCGGTACAAATATAGTACGTACAAAAGACTTTACTCTAGATGCTAACGCATCATTGTCATACAATCATCAGGAAATAACGAAATTGTCTAACGACACATACGAGGCAGTAGGTCTGCAGGCTGGTTCTCTACACGGGCTACGCGGTCTATCTGGCGTCTATTCACAGGTTATTAAGGAAGGATATCCTACAGGAGCTTTCTGGGGACCAAAATGTTCAGGTATTGATGCAGATGGCAAATATATTCTCGACTACGGAGAGGATGGCAAGGGATTCTATCTAGGTTCAGCGATGCCAAAATGGAATCTCGGTGTTTCGATTACCGCTAACTATAAAAATTTCGACTTTACAGTATCTGGTTATGGAATGTTTGGTCAGAAGGTACTTAATGCAACCCGTATGGAACTCTTCGACTCATCCCGGCTGCCAGCACAGAACACGCTAGATGATTTTATCAGTAGTGGTATCAAAGCAAACCCTGTGTTCTCAGACTATTATATAGAAAACGGCAGTTTCTTCCGTCTACAGGCGCTAACCATAGGTTATTCGATACCAGGTGTGAAAAAGTTGGGTTTCGAGCGCATCCGTCTTTATGTTACCGGTGAAAATCTGTTCTGTATCACAGGATATAAGGGAACCGATCCTGAAATATATATACCTGACAATGTACTGGAAGGTCCTGGCATCGACCGTCTGATTACCGATAACGAAACAGGTGACGGGGCAACATATTCTCCACGCCCACGTACGTTCTCAATAGGTGTTAACATTTCATTCTAA
- a CDS encoding RagB/SusD family nutrient uptake outer membrane protein, producing the protein MKTKYIVASLFFGALSITGCTNLNEDLFNVVSMDDYGKTESEVKTIVGGAYSTLRGYGSSTDEGNGVNCYPTCEYVFFLNECVSDEACIPTRGSDWYDGGRYQQLQYHTYDASNQCVLAGWRYAFTGVSKVNAIIYQVEKSGLSDESKKKVEAELRGLRAYYYYLLLDEFGNVPISTDFTVTELPSNSDRKTVYNFVENELTDIMSYLPTGIQYGRFTQNVAYTLLARLYLNAEVYTGTAQWKKCIDACEKVSGYSLMSDYKANFYTANEGSKEIIFAIPYDHKQGTVGNYLASMTYHYNQKYAFSADGSYQWCGNGICAKPGVWSSYEDGDTRRGKTLMVGQQYSAKDGSAVNMDNGEPLNYTEEIKDYTNALQNEGARLDKYQWNATDSWERDNDWVLMRYAEVLMMEGEAYYRLGYTQTALTFVNKIRERAGLGDLTTLDDTTLDNEWLHEFAYEGNRRTVNIRFGTFYKSWWNKGEDASDHHTGIYPIPAEELSKNPNLKQNAGY; encoded by the coding sequence ATGAAAACAAAATATATCGTTGCCTCATTGTTTTTCGGGGCACTCTCAATAACAGGTTGTACAAATCTTAATGAGGATTTATTCAATGTCGTATCAATGGACGACTATGGCAAGACTGAATCAGAAGTGAAAACTATCGTTGGCGGAGCCTATTCCACCTTGCGTGGCTATGGTTCGAGTACTGACGAAGGTAATGGTGTGAACTGTTATCCAACTTGTGAATATGTGTTTTTCCTTAACGAATGTGTAAGTGACGAAGCTTGTATCCCGACACGTGGTAGCGACTGGTATGACGGTGGGCGCTACCAGCAGTTACAATACCATACATATGATGCCAGCAACCAATGTGTGCTGGCTGGATGGCGGTATGCTTTCACCGGAGTTTCAAAGGTAAATGCCATCATCTATCAAGTAGAGAAAAGTGGTCTTTCTGACGAGTCAAAGAAAAAGGTCGAGGCTGAACTCCGCGGATTACGTGCCTACTACTATTATCTCTTGCTCGATGAGTTTGGAAATGTTCCAATATCTACCGATTTTACAGTAACTGAACTTCCCTCCAACTCAGATCGTAAGACTGTCTATAACTTTGTGGAAAATGAATTGACAGATATTATGAGTTATCTGCCTACAGGTATCCAGTATGGCCGTTTCACCCAGAATGTAGCCTATACGTTGCTAGCACGTCTGTACCTTAACGCTGAAGTGTACACAGGTACAGCACAATGGAAAAAATGTATTGACGCTTGCGAAAAGGTTTCAGGTTATTCGCTGATGTCGGATTACAAGGCAAACTTCTATACAGCTAACGAAGGTTCTAAAGAGATAATCTTTGCCATCCCTTACGACCACAAGCAAGGAACAGTAGGCAACTACCTGGCTTCTATGACATACCATTACAATCAGAAATACGCCTTCTCAGCCGACGGTTCATACCAGTGGTGTGGTAACGGTATATGTGCCAAACCTGGCGTATGGTCATCATACGAAGACGGAGATACACGTCGCGGGAAGACTCTGATGGTTGGTCAGCAGTACAGTGCAAAGGACGGTTCGGCAGTAAATATGGATAACGGTGAACCACTCAACTATACAGAAGAAATAAAAGATTATACCAACGCCCTTCAAAACGAAGGTGCCCGTCTTGATAAATACCAATGGAACGCTACCGATTCATGGGAGAGAGACAACGACTGGGTACTGATGCGCTATGCAGAAGTGCTGATGATGGAAGGTGAGGCATATTATCGACTGGGTTATACACAAACAGCCCTTACATTCGTAAATAAAATACGTGAGCGTGCAGGACTAGGTGACCTTACAACACTTGATGATACTACTCTTGACAACGAATGGCTGCATGAATTTGCATACGAGGGCAACCGCCGTACTGTAAACATTCGTTTCGGTACATTTTATAAGTCATGGTGGAACAAGGGAGAGGATGCTTCCGACCATCACACAGGAATCTATCCAATCCCTGCAGAGGAACTATCCAAAAATCCTAATCTGAAACAGAATGCAGGTTATTAA